The Cylindrospermopsis curvispora GIHE-G1 genome contains a region encoding:
- a CDS encoding DUF2357 domain-containing protein: MKIYSNLFAYLNQSDPISNSTELSASDRPIIVLEPYEDLSLSSWFITIVPGVYQIGFPYLQPANLSYSDEHNWQDLRSVLNLEVSKKSYKLPIMGQVMDLETIKEEAEIEEWENRLGNRLDKTVSELIRLFIGMFTDIFSGENTVRFNMESHILLSRVPQKLHSVNLKDANLPIVISLDKKYQLRRKLELIGDKLRHQLRRQAESMPVGKIQEMDSYCLRDYIRRPGLTAVEKAGSKQELMGIQRYQDFNTPENKFLVYFTRYLHLSCFQYERSGAVQFRGEVRKIRLVIDLFQSQPIVNTIQNKNYQFTKPNYVLQQNATYKSFYQAYLEYVRKRYEKEKLWSFRNSLLADVVYIYFTAALLKFNHVNINASSLVKSNLIADQGCYLTRDQNVTVRVFLQNQVYVFGLQKPAEISRGDWVLTLEIHQLDSGELNSTKLEFPIWVFWYVPSQDVISEMQKRSRSFDSFSQAIVLYLQEHPSTYNSSYGENHNLEIASQNFRLMKLPENLTEQGFYPTVEIITKMITNLLERN, from the coding sequence ATGAAAATATATTCCAATTTATTTGCCTATCTGAATCAGTCTGACCCGATTTCAAATTCGACTGAATTGAGTGCCAGCGACCGTCCAATTATTGTTTTGGAACCATATGAAGATTTATCTTTATCGTCTTGGTTTATCACCATTGTTCCGGGAGTTTATCAAATCGGGTTTCCCTATTTACAACCAGCTAATTTATCCTATTCTGATGAACATAATTGGCAGGATTTAAGGTCTGTATTGAATTTAGAAGTTTCTAAAAAATCTTATAAATTACCTATCATGGGTCAAGTTATGGATCTAGAAACTATTAAAGAGGAAGCAGAAATCGAAGAATGGGAAAATAGATTAGGAAATCGTTTGGATAAAACAGTATCCGAATTAATCCGGTTATTTATTGGCATGTTTACAGACATATTTAGTGGAGAAAATACCGTAAGATTTAATATGGAATCTCATATTTTGCTCAGTCGAGTACCACAAAAGTTACACTCTGTGAACCTTAAAGATGCCAATTTACCAATTGTAATCAGCTTAGATAAAAAATATCAATTGCGCCGAAAGTTAGAATTAATTGGTGACAAGCTACGTCATCAACTGAGAAGACAAGCAGAATCAATGCCAGTAGGAAAAATTCAAGAAATGGATAGTTATTGTTTACGAGATTATATTCGTAGACCTGGGTTAACTGCTGTAGAAAAAGCTGGTTCAAAACAAGAACTAATGGGGATTCAACGATATCAAGATTTTAACACTCCTGAAAATAAATTTCTGGTTTATTTTACTCGATATTTACACTTGAGTTGTTTTCAATATGAAAGAAGTGGAGCAGTTCAGTTTAGGGGAGAAGTTAGAAAAATTAGATTAGTAATTGATTTGTTTCAAAGTCAGCCAATAGTTAATACGATTCAAAATAAAAACTATCAGTTCACAAAACCAAATTATGTGCTACAGCAAAATGCTACATATAAGAGTTTTTATCAGGCATATTTAGAATATGTACGCAAGAGGTATGAAAAAGAGAAGTTATGGAGTTTTAGAAATTCCTTATTGGCGGATGTGGTTTATATTTACTTCACAGCGGCATTACTCAAATTTAATCATGTAAATATAAATGCTAGTTCCCTGGTTAAATCTAACTTAATTGCTGATCAAGGATGTTATTTAACTAGAGATCAAAATGTTACAGTTAGAGTATTTTTACAGAACCAAGTTTATGTATTTGGTTTGCAGAAACCAGCTGAAATTTCTAGAGGTGATTGGGTGTTAACCTTAGAAATTCATCAGTTAGATTCTGGGGAACTAAATTCCACAAAGTTAGAATTTCCCATTTGGGTATTTTGGTATGTTCCCAGTCAGGATGTAATTAGTGAAATGCAAAAAAGAAGTAGAAGTTTTGATTCATTTTCACAAGCAATTGTATTATATTTACAAGAACATCCGTCAACTTATAATTCGAGTTATGGGGAAAATCATAATCTAGAAATTGCATCTCAAAATTTCAGGTTAATGAAGTTACCGGAAAATTTGACGGAGCAGGGATTTTATCCAACCGTTGAAATAATTACCAAAATGATCACCAATTTGCTTGAACGCAATTAA